The following is a genomic window from Butyricimonas faecihominis.
GTTTTAGTTATGGTTATCAAAGAAATATGGCAACTAATTATAGTCCATCTTTGATTGTAAAGGTTCCTACTGGGTCTGCTAGTGAAATCACAGATCAAAATACAGGAGATGATTTACTTGAAATTAGTTCTCTCCCGTATGAAGATTTGCGTTGGGAGAAAACTTCTTCGTACAATTATGGGGTAGATATGGGCTTGTTTCAGAATAAAATTCGTGTTGGTTTTGAATATTACTTGAAGAAAGGAAAAGATATGATTACTTCCTTATTAGTACCTCGGGAATATGGTATAGAGAATATGCCAGTGAATGGTGGGAGCATGAATAATTCTGGTTGGGAATTAAGTGTAAGTTTTACCCCTGTACGAACAAAGAATTTTACTTGGGATATGGGACTGAATACATCCAAGAATAATAATAAGATCACGGAAGTCGGGATACAGAATCTAACCTGGAGAACGGTTGTAGGTGGAGAGTATTACAAAAAGGGTTATCCTGTTTCTTCATTTTGGGCTTTTGACTGTGAGGGGATAGATCAACAAACTGGTTATCCAATTATTAATTTGGACGTACACGATGGAAGTGACCCATTGAATGATCCTACTGCTTATATGAGGTATGCCGGGAAATTGGATCCGGATTTTACGGGGGGATTAACTATGTCTTTTAGATACAAACAATTATCTTTATCCACCAATTTTTATTTACAAGTTGGAGGTAAAAAGTTTTTAATGACTGCTTATGAGTCACAAACACTTCCTTCTGAATATGAGAATCTATCTTCTGAGTTGAATAATCGTTGGAAACCGGGGGATACGAATGCAAAATTCCCGGGATTGCCAGATAAAAATGTTGTAAATTCTTTGCTTCCGGATACTAAGACATACACAAATGTTTACGAGATGTATAATTACAGTAATGTACGGGTAGTGAATGCTTCGTCATTAAAATGTAATAGTATTGCATTGAATTATTCTTTCCCGGAGCAATTAGCAAAACGTTTTGGAGTAAAATATATTAGTATGGGTGCAAGTATGTCTAACCCTTTTACTATTGCTAGTAAGGATTTCAAGGGACGGAATCCCGAGGTTGCAACGGGAGCACAACCGGTGACCAGTTCGTATTCGTTTAATCTTAGTGTAACTTTTTAGTTGATATGATTATGAAAAATAACTTATATGTATGGCTTTGGGGAATTTTATTTATCTGTTCTTCTTGTCATGATTTCTTTAAAGAATCAAGTCAAGATGAGATAAAACCGTCTACGGTAGAAGATTTACGCTCCGTGATGTACAAGGAGGCTTATCCTTATCAGTTTGCATCAGATAGTTATTTGATGTTATTGACAGATGAAATACAATGTAATGGTTCTTTGAATGAAATGTATGCAACAAAACATGAAAACGGAACTCCTGTGTTTACTTTTAATCCAATGATGTTTGACGGGGGAGAATCGTTTCCGGATGATGTAAACTCGTGGAAAGTGTATTACGAGAAGATTATGGGATGTAACGTGATTATTGATTATATTCCAGAGGTGTCCGGAACTGAGCAGGAAAAGAATGCGTTACTTGGGCAAGCAATTTTATTACGAGGATTTTATTATTTGAAATTAGCAATGATTTATTGTCAAGCTTATAATGCGGAAGGTGTTGATCCCAAAACGGCATTGGGAGTACCTTTGATATTAACGATGGACTTGACTGATGATTATCCTGAACGATCTTCATTAGAGACCTTGTATGGACAGGTAGAAGAGGATTTGTTAACAGTAACTTCTTTATTAGAAGAAAATTATGAGCCGGATAATGTTTACCGGGTAGGAAATATAGCTGCTTACGTATTACTTTCTCGTTTTTATTTGTTTCGTGGAAGTGATGAAGATTTGGATAAAGCGATTCAGTATGCCCAAATGGCAATAGAACAAGGTCCGATGTTAACACGTTTGTCTATGTTGGTAGGAACAGACAAAAGTATTTATGATAGTGATGCTAGTTCAGAAGTTGTTTGGTGTTATGGGGGTAAATCTTTTTATAATTCTAGTTCTCCCTATTTTTTCACCCAATCTTATCAAGAGATTGTTCCTTGGGATGTATCGTCTCAATTGTTGGGTGCATATGGAACAAATGATTTAAGGGATGATGTTTATTTTAGTACAGACTTTGTTAGAGGAACTTATGGAAGTAAGATCGGTTATAATTCTTCATATGGTGGTGACCACGGTATTCGTATGGCTGAAGCTTATTTAAACCGGGCAGAAGCATTAACCCGTCGTTTCATGACAAAAGGCGATGAAAATGATCGGGTACAGGCATTGAATGATTTGAATACATTGAGAGAGACTAGATATGTTGCCGGGACTTATGTAGATGAAGAGATTACGAATGCGCAGGATTTATTGGATTTTTGTGTGAATGAACGTAGATTGGAGTTATGTATGGAGGAAGGCTTCCGTTGGTTTGATATTAAACGTTTTGGTTTATCTGTGACTCATAGATATATTGATAGTGAAGGAACAGAACGGGAATATGTATTGGAAAGTAACTCTTTATTGTATGCTTTACCTATCCCGTATGATGCAATGGAACGAAATTATAAATTAAAACAAAATCCCAGATAAAATATGAAATGGAGTTATTTTTATATCGAATTATTGTTTTTGTCAATATTGACAGTTTCATGTTACGATGAAAAGGATTTGGAACCTTCAAATATAGTTTCCAGTTATTCTGTTCCTCAAGGGACACATGATTATGATGATGTAATTGTAGATATTTATGATCAATATAGTAGTTGTTTATTATATAAGTTTACAGACAAGGATACTTATTGGACTCCTTCCGGTTGGATGAATGGAAGTTTGGGAGAAGAGGGAACAAATGGTTACATTGTAACTCCGGCAGACGAGAATTATGTTGGTCAACAAGTAGATTTACTTCAAAATGCATGGTTTTCTTTCTATTCGGATGAGTTTTTGAAAGAATTCTTACCCGTAAAAATTATGCTTTGTTCTAATATAGACTCTGTATATGCAGAATATGATTTTTCTGAAGGTTTTAAAGTGATATACAAAGGAAAGGGAGTAAATGCTTGGTATAATTACGATAATATATGTGTATCTTATGGTAATGAAACTGTGATACAGATGACGAAAGAGGATACTTTAGCTTTCCGGAGGAAAATAAATCAGATTTTTATAGAGAGTATGATTGGGAGAGGTAAAACTTCACCTACGAAAGAATTTGAGGAAGTTACAAACTATAAAACAGATGGTATCAATAGTATGAGTCCTGTGGAATTATGGAAATTAGGAGTTCCGTGTGCTAGTCTGAAGACCTATAGTGTTTCGGTTGAAACAGATTGGACGAGTTTCTTGATGATGATGATAACTTTTAGTGAGGAATTTTTAACAAGAACTCCCGAATATTTCAATGAATGGGATCATTCTATGGCGAACTGGGATGGTATCTTGAATCCGGCAAAAGATGTAAACGGTCTTTTGAAAAAGCGGTATGATATGGTGCGGGATTATTTTATCGAGAATTATAACATGGATTTGCAAAAAATAGGCAATGAATTAAATCGTTAGTATGAAATATTTGTTGATTATATTGTTTTCCCTGTACGTATTAAGTAGCGGGGCTGAGAATCGTGTGGTTCAGAAAGAGGATGAGAAAGAGGTGTCTATAGATGAATTTATTCATAAAGATACCCCGAAAGATGCCGGGTTCTTTCATGTTTATGTACAGGATGGAAGATATTATCTGGAAGTACCGGATGATAAACTTGAACGGGATATTCTGGTGGCCGTAACGATCATAAAGGGAACGGCACAGAAAGAGCGGAGTACGGATGCTCGTTTCGGGTATGGCGGGGACTCCGTGTATGATCGGTTGATTCGTTTTATCAAGAATCAGGATAGAATTGAAATTGTATCTCCTCAGGTATTTTACCTGGGAGATACTCCCGCCTTGTATGATGATTATATTAAAAATGTGATCTCTCCCGTGATGTATTCTTTGGAGATTAAAGCCAAATCTGCCGATAGTTATTTGGTAGATATTACCGATTTGTTTCTGAGTGATTGTGATTTGTTTTCCTTGAAAGGAGCGAAGGTAGCCTTAAAATTAGGCGGTTATCAGCAGGAGCAGTCCTATGCTTTGGATGTAAAAGCTTTTCCGGAAAATATAAATTTCCGTTCCATGCGTGGTTATGCTGTTGACGGGGAAGTGAAGGATGGTGGGTACACTTCTTCTCTTTGGGAGGTGGGGGCGTCATGGTTTCTTTTACCGGAGAAACCGATGAGACAAAGAATGTTTGATGATCGGGTGGGGTATTTTACCTTCGTGTTGGATGGGATGACGAAACGGAATGACCAGATGGAAAAAGCGGCATTTGCAACTCGTTGGCGTTTGGAGCCGAAACCGGAGGATATGGAAAAA
Proteins encoded in this region:
- a CDS encoding RagB/SusD family nutrient uptake outer membrane protein; translated protein: MKNNLYVWLWGILFICSSCHDFFKESSQDEIKPSTVEDLRSVMYKEAYPYQFASDSYLMLLTDEIQCNGSLNEMYATKHENGTPVFTFNPMMFDGGESFPDDVNSWKVYYEKIMGCNVIIDYIPEVSGTEQEKNALLGQAILLRGFYYLKLAMIYCQAYNAEGVDPKTALGVPLILTMDLTDDYPERSSLETLYGQVEEDLLTVTSLLEENYEPDNVYRVGNIAAYVLLSRFYLFRGSDEDLDKAIQYAQMAIEQGPMLTRLSMLVGTDKSIYDSDASSEVVWCYGGKSFYNSSSPYFFTQSYQEIVPWDVSSQLLGAYGTNDLRDDVYFSTDFVRGTYGSKIGYNSSYGGDHGIRMAEAYLNRAEALTRRFMTKGDENDRVQALNDLNTLRETRYVAGTYVDEEITNAQDLLDFCVNERRLELCMEEGFRWFDIKRFGLSVTHRYIDSEGTEREYVLESNSLLYALPIPYDAMERNYKLKQNPR